Proteins encoded in a region of the Streptomyces akebiae genome:
- the nusG gene encoding transcription termination/antitermination protein NusG yields the protein MSDPNLKDAMEPRGEGAESVDDELDIVEGADSEDGVDEFEAAEAEAGEPAEEEALHVEDDSADADADEDEDEATEEVAEEEPEPVDPVEALREELRTLPGEWYVIHTYAGYENRVKTNLEQRAVSLNVEDFIFQAEVPQEEVAQIKNGERKTIRQNKLPGYVLVRMDLTNESWGVVRNTPGVTGFVGNAYDPYPLTLDEIVKMLAPEAEEKAAREAAEAEGKPAPARKLEVQVLDFEVGDSVTVTDGPFATLQATINEINADSKKVKGLVEIFGRETPVELSFDQIQKN from the coding sequence GTGTCTGACCCGAACCTGAAGGACGCCATGGAGCCTCGCGGTGAAGGTGCCGAGTCCGTGGACGACGAACTCGACATCGTCGAGGGAGCAGACTCCGAGGACGGCGTCGACGAGTTCGAGGCTGCCGAGGCCGAGGCGGGGGAGCCGGCCGAGGAAGAAGCCCTGCACGTCGAGGACGACTCCGCCGACGCGGACGCCGACGAGGACGAGGACGAGGCGACCGAGGAGGTCGCCGAGGAGGAGCCCGAGCCGGTCGACCCCGTCGAGGCCCTCCGCGAGGAACTGCGGACCCTGCCCGGCGAGTGGTACGTCATCCACACGTACGCCGGTTACGAGAACCGCGTGAAGACCAACCTCGAACAGCGTGCCGTCTCGCTGAACGTCGAGGACTTCATCTTCCAGGCCGAAGTGCCGCAGGAAGAGGTCGCGCAGATCAAGAACGGCGAGCGCAAGACGATCCGCCAGAACAAGCTTCCCGGATACGTCCTGGTCCGCATGGACCTGACGAACGAGTCCTGGGGCGTCGTCCGCAACACCCCCGGCGTCACCGGCTTCGTGGGCAACGCCTACGACCCGTACCCGCTGACCCTGGACGAGATCGTCAAGATGCTCGCCCCGGAGGCCGAGGAGAAGGCCGCCCGCGAGGCCGCCGAGGCCGAGGGCAAGCCGGCGCCCGCCCGCAAGCTCGAGGTCCAGGTGCTGGACTTCGAGGTCGGCGACTCGGTCACCGTCACCGACGGCCCGTTCGCCACGCTGCAGGCGACCATCAACGAGATCAACGCGGACTCGAAGAAGGTCAAGGGCCTCGTGGAGATCTTCGGCCGCGAGACCCCGGTCGAGCTGTCGTTCGACCAGATCCAGAAGAACTGA
- the rplL gene encoding 50S ribosomal protein L7/L12: MAKLSQEDLLAQFEEMTLIELSEFVKAFEEKFDVTAAAAVAVAGPAQGGPAAPVEEEKDEFDVILTGAGDKKIQVIKVVRELTSLGLKEAKDLVDGAPKPVLEKVAKDAAEKAAESLKGAGASVEVK, from the coding sequence ATGGCGAAGCTCAGCCAGGAAGACCTGCTCGCGCAGTTCGAGGAGATGACCCTCATCGAGCTCTCCGAGTTCGTGAAGGCGTTCGAGGAGAAGTTCGACGTCACCGCCGCCGCGGCCGTCGCCGTCGCGGGCCCGGCCCAGGGTGGCCCGGCCGCCCCGGTCGAGGAGGAGAAGGACGAGTTCGACGTCATCCTCACCGGTGCCGGCGACAAGAAGATCCAGGTCATCAAGGTCGTGCGTGAGCTGACCTCCCTGGGTCTGAAGGAGGCCAAGGACCTCGTGGACGGCGCCCCGAAGCCCGTTCTCGAGAAGGTCGCCAAGGACGCCGCCGAGAAGGCCGCCGAGTCCCTCAAGGGCGCCGGCGCCTCCGTCGAGGTCAAGTAA
- the rplA gene encoding 50S ribosomal protein L1, whose protein sequence is MSKRSKALRAADAKVDRDKLYAPLEAVRLAKETSTSKFDGTVEVAFRLGVDPRKADQMVRGTVNLPHGTGKTARVLVFATGDRAEAATAAGADIVGSDELIDEVAKGRLDFDAVVATPDLMGKVGRLGRVLGPRGLMPNPKTGTVTPDVVKAVNDIKGGKIEFRVDKHSNLHFIIGKTSFDDTKLVENYAAALEEILRLKPSAAKGRYIKKAAISTTIGPGIPIDSNRTRNLLVEEDPAAV, encoded by the coding sequence GTGAGCAAGCGCAGCAAGGCTCTCCGCGCTGCGGACGCCAAGGTCGACCGGGACAAGCTCTACGCCCCGCTCGAGGCCGTCCGTCTCGCCAAGGAGACCTCCACGTCCAAGTTCGACGGCACCGTCGAGGTCGCCTTCCGTCTGGGTGTCGACCCGCGCAAGGCCGACCAGATGGTTCGTGGCACCGTGAACCTCCCGCACGGCACCGGTAAGACCGCCCGGGTCCTGGTCTTCGCGACCGGTGACCGTGCCGAGGCCGCCACCGCCGCCGGCGCCGACATCGTCGGCTCCGACGAACTGATCGACGAGGTGGCGAAGGGCCGTCTGGACTTCGACGCCGTCGTCGCCACCCCGGACCTCATGGGCAAGGTCGGCCGCCTCGGCCGCGTGCTCGGTCCCCGTGGTCTCATGCCGAACCCCAAGACCGGCACCGTGACCCCGGACGTCGTGAAGGCCGTCAACGACATCAAGGGCGGCAAGATCGAGTTCCGCGTCGACAAGCACTCGAACCTGCACTTCATCATCGGCAAGACGTCGTTCGACGACACCAAGTTGGTGGAGAACTACGCCGCGGCGCTGGAGGAGATCCTCCGTCTGAAGCCGTCGGCCGCCAAGGGTCGTTACATCAAGAAGGCCGCGATCAGCACCACGATCGGCCCCGGCATTCCGATCGACTCCAACCGCACCCGCAACCTCCTCGTCGAGGAGGACCCGGCCGCCGTCTGA
- a CDS encoding adenosine deaminase: protein MERVRDLSELPKAHLHLHFTGSMRPTTVLELADKYGVRLPEALTEALTSGEPPKLRATDERGWFRFQRLYDAARSCVREPDDIQRLVREAAEEDVRDGSGWLEIQVDPTSYAPRLGGLIPALEVILDAVDRTSRETGLGMRVLVAANRMKHPLDARTLARLAVRYADRGVVGFGLSNDERRGMARDFDRAFAIAREGGLLSAPHGGELSGPSSVRDCLDDLHANRLGHGVRAAEHPRLLKRLAEKGITCEVCPASNVALGVYEKHQDVPLRTLFEAGVPMALGADDPLLFGSRLAAQYEIARHHHGFTDEELAELARQSIRASAAPELERTKLLSGVDDWLARPAGAGAS, encoded by the coding sequence ATGGAGCGTGTACGTGATCTCTCTGAACTGCCCAAGGCCCATCTGCATCTGCACTTCACCGGGTCGATGCGGCCCACGACCGTGCTGGAACTGGCCGACAAGTACGGGGTGCGGCTGCCCGAGGCGCTGACGGAGGCGCTGACCAGCGGCGAACCGCCGAAGCTGCGGGCGACGGACGAGCGAGGGTGGTTCCGGTTCCAGCGGCTGTACGACGCGGCGCGCTCGTGCGTCAGAGAGCCCGACGACATCCAGCGGCTGGTGCGGGAGGCCGCGGAGGAGGATGTGCGGGACGGTTCGGGCTGGCTGGAGATCCAGGTGGACCCGACGTCGTACGCGCCCCGGCTGGGCGGACTGATCCCGGCGCTGGAGGTCATCCTGGACGCGGTCGACAGGACGTCGCGGGAGACCGGGCTGGGGATGCGGGTGCTGGTGGCGGCGAACCGGATGAAGCACCCGCTGGACGCGCGCACGCTGGCCCGGCTCGCGGTGCGGTACGCGGACCGGGGCGTGGTCGGATTCGGGCTCTCCAACGACGAACGCCGGGGCATGGCGCGCGACTTCGACCGGGCGTTCGCGATCGCCCGTGAGGGGGGCCTGCTGTCGGCGCCGCACGGCGGTGAGCTGAGCGGACCGTCGTCGGTGCGGGACTGCCTGGACGACCTGCACGCGAACCGGCTGGGTCATGGGGTACGGGCCGCGGAGCACCCGCGCCTGCTGAAGCGGCTCGCCGAGAAGGGGATCACCTGCGAGGTCTGCCCGGCCTCGAACGTCGCGCTCGGCGTCTACGAGAAACACCAGGACGTCCCCTTGCGCACTCTGTTCGAGGCCGGTGTGCCGATGGCGCTCGGCGCGGACGACCCGCTGCTCTTCGGCTCGCGCCTCGCGGCCCAGTACGAGATCGCCCGCCACCACCACGGCTTCACGGACGAGGAGTTGGCGGAGCTGGCCCGTCAGTCGATCCGGGCGTCGGCGGCACCGGAGCTGGAGCGGACGAAGCTGCTGTCCGGGGTGGACGACTGGCTCGCCCGGCCGGCCGGGGCCGGGGCGTCCTAG
- the secE gene encoding preprotein translocase subunit SecE, producing MTDAVGSIDTPDAQDEVPEDKKKTRKGGKRAKKGPLKRLALFYRQIVAELRKVVWPTRSQLTTYTTVVIVFVVIMIGLVTVIDFGLDKAAKYVFG from the coding sequence ATGACGGACGCCGTGGGCTCCATCGACACGCCTGATGCCCAGGACGAGGTGCCCGAGGACAAGAAGAAGACCCGCAAGGGCGGCAAGCGTGCCAAGAAGGGCCCGCTGAAGCGTCTCGCGCTCTTCTACCGCCAGATCGTCGCGGAGCTGCGGAAGGTCGTCTGGCCGACCCGCTCCCAGCTGACGACCTACACCACGGTGGTCATCGTCTTCGTCGTCATCATGATCGGTCTTGTCACCGTGATTGACTTCGGCCTCGACAAGGCCGCCAAGTACGTCTTCGGCTGA
- a CDS encoding pyridoxal phosphate-dependent aminotransferase, producing the protein MSPATPPTERRVSARIGAISESATLAVDAKAKALKAAGRPVIGFGAGEPDFPTPDYIVEAAVEACKNPKYHRYTPAGGLPELKAAIAAKTLRDSGYAVDASQVLVTNGGKQAIYEAFAAILDPGDEVIVPAPYWTTYPESIRLAGGVPVEVVADETTGYRVSVEQLEAARTENTKVLLFVSPSNPTGAVYTRAQVEEIGRWAAEKGLWVLTDEIYEHLVYGDAEFHSLPVVVPELADKTIVVNGVAKTYAMTGWRVGWVIGPKDVVKAATNLQSHATSNVSNVAQVAALAAVSGDLSAVEKMKEAFDRRRRTIVRMLNEIDGVLCPEPEGAFYAYPSVKGLVGKEIRGRRPQNTVELAALILEEAEVAVVPGEAFGTPGYLRLSYALGDEDLVEGVSRIQKLLAEATD; encoded by the coding sequence ATGAGCCCTGCAACCCCTCCCACCGAGCGCCGGGTCTCCGCGCGCATCGGCGCGATCTCCGAGTCCGCCACCCTCGCCGTGGACGCCAAGGCCAAGGCACTCAAGGCCGCCGGGCGCCCGGTGATCGGCTTCGGCGCCGGTGAGCCCGACTTCCCGACCCCGGACTACATCGTCGAGGCGGCCGTCGAGGCCTGCAAGAACCCGAAGTACCACCGCTACACGCCGGCGGGTGGTCTGCCGGAGCTGAAGGCCGCGATCGCCGCGAAGACCCTGCGCGACTCCGGCTACGCGGTCGACGCCTCGCAGGTCCTCGTCACCAACGGCGGCAAGCAGGCCATCTACGAGGCGTTCGCCGCGATCCTCGACCCGGGCGACGAGGTCATCGTCCCGGCGCCGTACTGGACCACGTATCCGGAGTCGATCCGTCTCGCCGGCGGTGTCCCGGTCGAGGTGGTCGCCGACGAGACCACCGGCTACCGGGTCTCCGTCGAGCAGCTGGAGGCGGCCCGCACGGAGAACACGAAGGTGCTCCTCTTCGTCTCCCCCTCCAACCCGACCGGCGCCGTCTACACGCGCGCGCAGGTCGAGGAGATCGGCCGCTGGGCCGCCGAGAAGGGCCTGTGGGTCCTGACCGACGAGATCTACGAGCACCTGGTCTACGGCGACGCGGAGTTCCACTCGCTGCCGGTGGTCGTGCCCGAGCTGGCCGACAAGACCATCGTGGTCAACGGTGTCGCGAAGACGTACGCGATGACGGGCTGGCGCGTGGGCTGGGTCATCGGCCCCAAGGACGTCGTCAAGGCCGCGACCAACCTCCAGTCGCACGCCACGTCGAACGTCTCCAACGTGGCGCAGGTGGCCGCGCTGGCCGCCGTCTCCGGCGACCTGTCGGCCGTCGAGAAGATGAAGGAGGCCTTCGACCGCCGCCGCAGGACGATCGTGCGGATGCTCAACGAGATCGACGGTGTCCTCTGCCCGGAGCCCGAGGGCGCGTTCTACGCCTACCCGTCGGTGAAGGGCCTCGTCGGCAAGGAGATCCGGGGCAGGCGCCCGCAGAACACGGTCGAGCTGGCCGCGCTGATCCTGGAGGAGGCCGAGGTCGCGGTCGTCCCCGGTGAGGCCTTCGGCACCCCCGGCTATCTGCGTCTGTCGTACGCCCTGGGTGACGAGGATCTCGTCGAGGGTGTCTCCCGCATCCAGAAGCTGCTGGCGGAGGCGACGGACTGA
- the rpoB gene encoding DNA-directed RNA polymerase subunit beta has protein sequence MAASRNASTANTNNGASTAPLRISFAKIKEPLEVPNLLALQTESFDWLLGNTAWQSRVEEALENGQDVPTKSGLEEIFEEISPIEDFSGSMSLTFRDHRFEPPKNSIDECKDRDFTYAAPLFVTAEFTNNETGEIKSQTVFMGDFPLMTHKGTFVINGTERVVVSQLVRSPGVYFDSSIDKTSDKDIFSAKIIPSRGAWLEMEIDKRDMVGVRIDRKRKQSVTVLLKALGWTTEQILEEFGEYESMRATLEKDHTQGQDDALLDIYRKLRPGEPPTREAAQTLLENLYFNPKRYDLAKVGRYKVNKKLGAEAPLDAGVLTVEDVISTIKYLVKLHAGETETAADNGQTIVVETDDIDHFGNRRLRSVGELIQNQVRTGLARMERVVRERMTTQDVEAITPQTLINIRPVVASIKEFFGTSQLSQFMDQNNPLSGLTHKRRLSALGPGGLSRERAGFEVRDVHPSHYGRMCPIETPEGPNIGLIGSLASYGRVNAFGFVETPYRRVTDGVVTDEVDYLTADEEDRFVIAQANATLDDDMRFTENRVLVRRRGGEVDYVPGDDVDYMDVSPRQMVSVATAMIPFLEHDDANRALMGANMMRQAVPLIKSESPLVGTGMEYRSAVDAGDVVKAEKAGVVQEVSADYITTTNDDGTYITYRLAKFARSNQGTSVNQKVIVNEGDRIIEGQVLADGPATENGEMALGKNLLVAFMPWEGHNYEDAIILSQRLVQDDVLSSIHIEEHEVDARDTKLGPEEITRDIPNVSEEVLADLDERGIIRIGAEVVAGDILVGKVTPKGETELTPEERLLRAIFGEKAREVRDTSLKVPHGEIGKVIGVRVFDREEGDELPPGVNQLVRVYVAQKRKITDGDKLAGRHGNKGVISKILPIEDMPFLEDGTPVDIILNPLGVPSRMNPGQVLEIHLGWLASRGWDVSGLADDWAKRLQVIGADSVAPGTNVATPVFDGAREDELAGLLQHTIPNRDGERMVQPTGKARLFDGRSGEPFPDPISIGYMYILKLHHLVDDKLHARSTGPYSMITQQPLGGKAQFGGQRFGEMEVWALEAYGAAYALQELLTIKSDDVTGRVKVYEAIVKGENIPEPGIPESFKVLIKEMQSLCLNVEVLSSDGMSIEMRDTDEDVFRAAEELGIDLSRREPSSVEEV, from the coding sequence TTGGCCGCCTCGCGCAACGCCTCGACCGCGAATACGAACAACGGCGCCAGCACCGCCCCGCTGCGCATCTCCTTTGCAAAGATCAAGGAGCCCCTCGAGGTTCCCAACCTGCTCGCGCTGCAGACCGAGAGCTTTGACTGGCTGCTCGGCAACACTGCCTGGCAGAGTCGGGTCGAGGAGGCTCTGGAGAACGGACAGGACGTCCCCACCAAGTCCGGTCTGGAGGAGATCTTCGAGGAGATCTCCCCGATCGAGGACTTCTCCGGGTCGATGTCGCTGACGTTCCGCGACCACCGTTTCGAGCCGCCGAAGAACAGCATCGACGAGTGCAAGGACCGCGACTTCACGTACGCGGCCCCGCTCTTCGTCACCGCCGAGTTCACCAACAACGAGACCGGCGAGATCAAGTCCCAGACGGTCTTCATGGGCGACTTCCCGCTCATGACCCACAAGGGCACCTTCGTCATCAACGGCACCGAGCGTGTCGTCGTGTCGCAGCTGGTCCGTTCGCCGGGTGTCTACTTCGACTCCTCCATCGACAAGACGTCCGACAAGGACATCTTCTCCGCCAAGATCATCCCGTCCCGGGGTGCCTGGCTGGAGATGGAGATCGACAAGCGCGACATGGTCGGTGTGCGTATCGACCGCAAGCGCAAGCAGTCCGTGACCGTCCTCCTCAAGGCGCTCGGCTGGACCACCGAGCAGATCCTCGAGGAGTTCGGCGAGTACGAGTCCATGCGCGCCACCCTGGAGAAGGACCACACCCAGGGCCAGGACGACGCGCTGCTCGACATCTACCGCAAGCTGCGTCCGGGCGAGCCCCCCACGCGTGAGGCCGCGCAGACGCTGCTCGAGAACCTCTACTTCAACCCCAAGCGCTACGACCTCGCGAAGGTCGGCCGCTACAAGGTCAACAAGAAGCTGGGTGCGGAGGCTCCGCTCGACGCGGGCGTCCTGACCGTCGAGGACGTCATCTCGACGATCAAGTACCTGGTGAAGCTGCACGCGGGCGAGACCGAGACGGCCGCCGACAACGGCCAGACGATCGTCGTCGAGACCGACGACATCGACCACTTCGGCAACCGTCGTCTGCGCAGCGTCGGCGAGCTCATCCAGAACCAGGTCCGCACGGGTCTGGCGCGTATGGAGCGTGTCGTCCGCGAGCGCATGACGACCCAGGACGTCGAGGCGATCACGCCCCAGACCCTGATCAACATCCGGCCGGTCGTCGCCTCCATCAAGGAGTTCTTCGGCACCAGCCAGCTGTCGCAGTTCATGGACCAGAACAACCCGCTGTCGGGTCTGACGCACAAGCGTCGTCTCTCGGCACTGGGTCCCGGTGGTCTGTCCCGTGAGCGGGCCGGCTTCGAGGTCCGTGACGTGCACCCCTCGCACTACGGCCGCATGTGCCCCATCGAGACGCCCGAAGGCCCGAACATCGGTCTGATCGGTTCGCTCGCCTCCTACGGCCGCGTCAACGCGTTCGGTTTCGTGGAGACGCCCTACCGCCGCGTCACCGACGGTGTCGTCACCGACGAGGTCGACTACCTGACGGCCGACGAGGAGGACCGCTTCGTCATCGCGCAGGCCAACGCCACGCTCGACGACGACATGCGCTTCACCGAGAACCGCGTCCTGGTCCGCCGCCGTGGCGGCGAGGTCGACTACGTCCCCGGTGACGACGTCGACTACATGGACGTCTCGCCGCGCCAGATGGTGTCGGTCGCGACCGCCATGATCCCCTTCCTGGAGCACGACGACGCCAACCGTGCCCTCATGGGCGCGAACATGATGCGTCAGGCCGTGCCGCTCATCAAGAGCGAGTCCCCGCTCGTCGGCACCGGCATGGAGTACCGCTCCGCCGTCGACGCCGGCGACGTGGTCAAGGCCGAGAAGGCGGGTGTGGTCCAGGAGGTCTCCGCCGACTACATCACCACCACCAACGACGACGGCACGTACATCACGTACCGCCTGGCCAAGTTCGCCCGCTCCAACCAGGGCACCTCGGTCAACCAGAAGGTCATCGTCAACGAGGGCGACCGGATCATCGAGGGCCAGGTCCTGGCCGACGGTCCGGCCACCGAGAACGGCGAGATGGCGCTGGGCAAGAACCTGCTCGTGGCGTTCATGCCGTGGGAGGGTCACAACTACGAGGACGCGATCATCCTGTCGCAGCGCCTCGTGCAGGACGACGTCCTCTCCTCGATCCACATCGAGGAGCACGAGGTCGACGCCCGTGACACCAAGCTCGGCCCCGAGGAGATCACCCGGGACATCCCGAACGTCTCCGAGGAGGTCCTCGCCGACCTCGACGAGCGCGGCATCATCCGCATCGGTGCCGAGGTCGTCGCCGGCGACATCCTCGTCGGCAAGGTCACGCCCAAGGGTGAGACCGAGCTGACCCCCGAGGAGCGCCTGCTCCGCGCGATCTTCGGTGAGAAGGCCCGTGAGGTCCGTGACACCTCGCTGAAGGTGCCGCACGGCGAGATCGGCAAGGTCATCGGCGTCCGCGTCTTCGACCGCGAGGAGGGCGACGAGCTGCCGCCCGGCGTCAACCAGCTGGTCCGTGTGTACGTCGCCCAGAAGCGAAAGATCACGGATGGCGACAAGCTCGCCGGCCGGCACGGCAACAAGGGCGTCATCTCGAAGATCCTGCCGATCGAGGACATGCCGTTCCTGGAGGACGGCACCCCGGTCGACATCATCCTCAACCCGCTCGGCGTGCCGTCCCGAATGAACCCGGGACAGGTGCTGGAGATCCACCTCGGCTGGCTCGCCAGCCGCGGCTGGGACGTCTCCGGTCTGGCCGACGACTGGGCGAAGCGTCTGCAGGTCATCGGCGCCGACTCCGTCGCCCCCGGCACCAACGTTGCGACCCCGGTCTTCGACGGTGCCCGCGAGGACGAGCTGGCCGGTCTGCTCCAGCACACCATCCCGAACCGCGACGGCGAGCGCATGGTGCAGCCGACCGGCAAGGCGAGGCTGTTCGACGGCCGCTCCGGTGAGCCGTTCCCGGACCCGATCTCGATCGGGTACATGTACATCCTCAAGCTCCACCACCTGGTCGACGACAAGCTGCACGCCCGGTCGACCGGCCCGTACTCGATGATCACCCAGCAGCCGCTGGGTGGTAAGGCTCAGTTCGGTGGCCAGCGCTTCGGTGAGATGGAGGTGTGGGCGCTGGAGGCTTATGGCGCCGCGTACGCCCTCCAGGAGCTGCTGACCATCAAGTCCGACGACGTCACCGGCCGCGTGAAGGTCTACGAGGCCATCGTCAAGGGCGAGAACATCCCCGAGCCCGGCATCCCCGAGTCCTTCAAGGTGCTCATCAAGGAGATGCAGTCCCTGTGCCTCAACGTGGAGGTGCTGTCCTCGGACGGCATGTCCATCGAGATGCGCGACACCGACGAGGACGTCTTCCGCGCTGCGGAGGAGCTCGGCATCGACCTGTCCCGGCGTGAGCCGAGCAGCGTCGAAGAGGTCTGA
- the rplJ gene encoding 50S ribosomal protein L10, translating to MARPDKAAAVAELTEQFRSSNAAVLTEYRGLTVAQLKNLRRSLGEDAQYAVVKNTLTKIAANEAGISTLDDLFNGPTAVAFITGDPVTSAKGLRDFAKDNPNLVIKGGVLDGKALSADEIKKLADLESREVLLSKLAGAFKGKQSQTAQLFQALPSKLVRTVDALRAKQDEQGGAE from the coding sequence ATGGCAAGGCCCGACAAGGCTGCCGCGGTGGCCGAGCTCACGGAGCAGTTCCGTAGCTCGAACGCCGCCGTGCTGACCGAGTACCGGGGTCTCACTGTGGCGCAGCTCAAGAACCTGCGCCGTTCGCTCGGTGAAGACGCCCAGTACGCCGTGGTGAAGAACACGCTGACCAAGATCGCGGCCAACGAGGCCGGGATCTCGACGCTCGACGACCTGTTCAACGGTCCGACGGCGGTTGCCTTCATCACCGGTGACCCGGTGACGTCGGCGAAGGGTCTTCGTGACTTCGCCAAGGACAACCCGAACCTCGTCATCAAGGGCGGTGTCCTTGACGGCAAGGCGCTGTCCGCCGACGAGATCAAGAAGCTTGCGGACCTCGAGTCCCGCGAGGTTCTGCTCTCCAAGCTGGCGGGTGCCTTCAAGGGCAAGCAGTCCCAGACTGCTCAGCTCTTCCAGGCGCTTCCCTCGAAGCTCGTCCGCACCGTGGACGCTCTTCGCGCCAAGCAGGACGAGCAGGGCGGTGCCGAGTAA
- the rplK gene encoding 50S ribosomal protein L11 — translation MPPKKKKVTGLIKLQIQAGAANPAPPVGPALGQHGVNIMEFCKAYNAATESQRGWVIPVEITVYEDRSFTFVTKTPPAAKMILKAAGIEKGSGEPHKTKVAKITEAQVREIATTKMPDLNANDLDAAAKIIAGTARSMGVTVEG, via the coding sequence ATGCCTCCCAAGAAGAAGAAGGTCACGGGGCTCATCAAGCTCCAGATCCAGGCCGGTGCGGCCAACCCGGCTCCGCCGGTCGGCCCGGCCCTGGGTCAGCACGGCGTCAACATCATGGAGTTCTGCAAGGCCTACAACGCCGCGACCGAGTCGCAGCGCGGGTGGGTCATCCCGGTGGAGATCACGGTCTACGAGGACCGCTCCTTCACCTTCGTCACCAAGACGCCCCCGGCCGCCAAGATGATCCTCAAGGCCGCGGGTATCGAGAAGGGCTCCGGCGAGCCGCACAAGACCAAGGTCGCCAAGATCACCGAGGCGCAGGTCCGCGAGATCGCCACGACGAAGATGCCCGACCTCAACGCCAACGACCTGGACGCCGCCGCGAAGATCATCGCCGGTACCGCGCGTTCCATGGGCGTCACGGTCGAGGGCTGA
- a CDS encoding LolA-like protein, producing MTRTTTCRRTAVSFAVVAALTGVVACGSPGSDEDGGGDPFAALKLADESTRDADSSRIESTGDLGELMSIEADGEVDWADGLDGTMTITYTGGQAADQMRRLGITSTEARYLPDAYYADMGDLFAGQYGGKRWIRYAYEDMDEMIGGASGAYVQEHFKSVTPNQSVRLLLASGDVEKVGEEDVRGQRTTHYAGTVDVADLQERNANLGEETRARLEEQLKASGITTVDIDLWIDGDDLLVKKVEKADTANGTVNSTVHYSDYGVDVSTEKPSAAETVDYKDLMSHLPTS from the coding sequence ATGACCAGGACGACCACGTGTCGCCGTACGGCTGTGTCGTTCGCGGTGGTGGCCGCGCTGACGGGGGTGGTGGCCTGCGGCTCGCCGGGCTCGGACGAGGACGGCGGGGGCGATCCGTTCGCGGCGCTGAAGCTCGCGGACGAATCCACCCGCGACGCGGACTCGTCGCGGATCGAGTCCACCGGCGACCTGGGCGAGCTGATGTCCATCGAGGCGGACGGCGAGGTCGACTGGGCCGACGGCCTGGACGGCACCATGACCATCACCTACACGGGCGGCCAGGCGGCCGACCAGATGCGCCGGCTGGGCATCACCTCGACCGAGGCCCGCTACCTGCCGGACGCCTACTACGCGGACATGGGCGATCTGTTCGCCGGACAGTACGGCGGCAAGCGGTGGATCAGGTACGCGTACGAGGACATGGACGAGATGATCGGCGGGGCCTCCGGCGCCTATGTGCAGGAGCACTTCAAGAGCGTCACACCGAACCAGTCCGTCCGGCTCCTGCTGGCCTCCGGCGATGTCGAGAAGGTCGGCGAGGAGGACGTACGCGGGCAGCGGACCACGCACTACGCCGGCACCGTGGACGTCGCCGACCTCCAGGAGCGGAACGCGAACCTCGGCGAGGAGACGCGGGCCCGGCTGGAGGAGCAGCTCAAGGCGTCCGGCATCACCACCGTCGACATCGACCTCTGGATCGACGGCGACGACCTGCTGGTCAAGAAGGTCGAGAAGGCCGACACCGCGAACGGCACGGTGAACTCCACGGTCCACTACAGCGACTACGGCGTCGACGTCTCCACCGAAAAGCCATCGGCCGCCGAGACGGTCGACTACAAGGACCTGATGAGCCACCTGCCGACGAGCTGA